One Vibrio neonatus genomic window carries:
- the trmB gene encoding tRNA (guanosine(46)-N7)-methyltransferase TrmB has product MSEVTTNEYTEDGKLVRKIRSFVRREGRLTKGQETALNECWPTMGIDYQNELLDWAQVFGNNNPVVLEIGFGMGTSLVEMAKASPEKNFIGIEVHRPGVGACLGLARDAGVTNLRVMCHDAVEVFAHMIPDSSLHTLQLFFPDPWHKKRHHKRRIVQLDFAEMVRAKLQLDSGVFHMATDWENYAEHMVEVMNQAPGFANIATDGDYVPRPDERPLTKFEARGHRLGHGVWDIKYKRTV; this is encoded by the coding sequence ATGAGCGAAGTAACGACTAACGAATACACCGAAGATGGCAAGCTGGTGAGAAAGATCCGCAGCTTTGTACGTCGAGAAGGTCGATTGACTAAAGGTCAGGAAACAGCTTTGAATGAATGCTGGCCAACAATGGGCATCGATTACCAGAACGAATTATTAGACTGGGCGCAAGTATTTGGCAATAACAACCCAGTAGTATTAGAGATTGGCTTTGGTATGGGCACCTCTCTAGTAGAAATGGCAAAAGCCTCTCCAGAGAAAAACTTCATCGGTATTGAAGTTCACCGTCCTGGCGTGGGTGCTTGCCTTGGTTTAGCGCGTGATGCAGGTGTGACTAACCTGCGCGTAATGTGTCACGATGCTGTAGAAGTGTTCGCTCACATGATTCCTGATAGTAGCTTGCATACGCTACAATTATTCTTCCCAGACCCTTGGCATAAAAAGCGTCACCATAAGCGTCGTATCGTTCAGCTTGATTTTGCCGAAATGGTACGTGCTAAACTTCAACTAGATTCTGGTGTTTTCCACATGGCAACTGACTGGGAAAACTACGCTGAGCATATGGTTGAAGTTATGAACCAAGCACCGGGTTTTGCTAACATTGCCACTGATGGCGATTATGTTCCTCGCCCTGACGAGCGTCCTTTAACTAAGTTTGAAGCGCGTGGTCATCGTTTAGGTCACGGCGTTTGGGACATTAAATACAAGCGCACAGTTTAG
- a CDS encoding TRM11 family SAM-dependent methyltransferase yields the protein MFQYAILANPGHNRIYFDTAVKIACSELKAILSSMDIAVDEVTEKDIGLPAALVFETEQQLDDAQLQRLSSSSIYYAIFQVMDSGLLKPLQPQAFNTFPESMSQILRYTGKTNEQFTRLMVNLGLSAAKTDSQRKCLMDPMCGKGTTLYEGLIQGLDVMGVEINAKWVQEIQTFIVKYMKNGRYKHKVTKEKRTGAGGKKIADGFVVNAAVTKEAFIKDQGQSLKLYASDTRIVNQIIKKNSCDVMVSDLPYGVQHGSKSAKDTKMARSPLELLEEALPAWKSVLKPKGSIVLSFNEFTLKWTELAELFAKQGFEVQDQEPYIGYLHRVDQSINRNIFIAVKP from the coding sequence ATGTTTCAATACGCTATCTTGGCCAACCCCGGTCACAATCGAATCTACTTTGATACCGCAGTAAAGATTGCTTGCTCTGAGCTAAAAGCAATCCTTTCTTCTATGGATATTGCAGTTGATGAGGTCACTGAAAAAGATATCGGTTTACCTGCGGCTTTGGTATTTGAAACAGAACAACAACTTGATGACGCACAGCTACAAAGGTTGTCCTCATCGTCTATCTATTACGCCATCTTCCAAGTAATGGATAGCGGTTTGTTGAAACCTTTGCAGCCACAAGCCTTTAATACTTTTCCTGAAAGCATGAGCCAAATACTCAGATATACAGGCAAAACCAATGAGCAGTTTACTCGCTTGATGGTTAACCTTGGTCTTAGTGCGGCTAAAACGGACAGCCAGCGTAAGTGTTTAATGGACCCAATGTGTGGCAAAGGCACGACTTTGTATGAAGGTTTGATTCAAGGTCTAGATGTGATGGGAGTAGAAATTAACGCTAAATGGGTTCAAGAGATCCAAACATTTATCGTTAAGTACATGAAAAATGGTCGTTATAAGCATAAAGTGACCAAAGAGAAACGCACAGGTGCTGGCGGTAAAAAAATTGCTGATGGTTTTGTCGTGAATGCAGCGGTGACCAAAGAAGCGTTTATTAAAGATCAAGGCCAATCACTGAAGCTGTATGCATCGGATACTCGCATTGTAAATCAAATCATCAAAAAGAATTCTTGTGATGTGATGGTGTCAGATCTTCCCTACGGCGTTCAGCACGGCAGTAAAAGTGCAAAAGATACAAAGATGGCTCGTAGCCCGTTAGAGCTTCTAGAAGAGGCGCTACCGGCTTGGAAGAGCGTATTAAAACCTAAGGGTTCAATTGTATTGTCGTTTAATGAATTTACTTTGAAATGGACTGAGCTCGCGGAGTTGTTCGCCAAGCAAGGTTTTGAGGTGCAAGATCAAGAACCTTATATCGGTTATCTGCACCGAGTGGACCAATCCATAAATCGAAATATATTTATTGCTGTTAAGCCTTAA